Genomic DNA from Desulfonema ishimotonii:
TGGCCATCTCTGCAAGGCCGGGCTGAAAAGGGCATTATATTTTCCGGATCTCCTCTTTGAGCATACAGCAGGCCACTTGGTATGCGGGGGTGCCGTCCGGGCTGTAACTCAGGTTATCCGGCTGAATCAGCTTGTTCATCACGCATCCTTCGGGGATGGTCAGCCGGAAGAAATCATCCTCACTGAGTCCGGGCATGGGAACCAGCCGGTTTCCGTCAAAGGAGAGGGCGTGAAGGGGGAAATCCTCGCACAGGGGACAGCGGTACACCCGGCCATTGGGGAAAATAAAGTAGTTGTCCGCGCAAAGTCCGGCACACTCAAAGGCCTCGTCCGCCGCCAGAAAAACTTTGGGAAACGTGACCGTAATGCCGAGATCGGCCACCTTTTCCGCCACATCGGGAACCACCGCCAGCCACTTTTCGCGGGAGACCTGAAGCGTCTCCTCGGCCTTGGCCGAGTTGCCCCGGATGCCGATCACCTGGATAAAAAAGCGGTCGATGCCCAGATCGCCCAGCAGGGGGAGCATCATTTCCAGTTCACCGATGTTGGCGTTGCTCACCGTGTAGATCAGGCTGGTGTGAAATCCCCTGGCAACGGCCTTTCGGATGTTGGGCAGACAGGTGTCATAAACGCCCGCCCCCCGGATCGCGTCGTTGGTCTCACGGGTTGCCCCGTCCAGACTGAAGCTGAAATAGTCCACCTCATCCGGTCCGACCCTGTCCAGAATATCGTGGAACAGGTAGCCGTTGGTATCCACCGTGACGGACTGATAGCCCAGCACCCTGGCCTTTCTGATCGCCGGGGCCAAGTCCGGGTGGAGGGTCGGCTCTCCGCCCAGAAAAATGACGTTGGCCGCGCCGGTATTTCGGGCAGCCGCGGCCAGCCAGCTTTCAATGGTCTCCAAGGGGAGCATGGTGTCGCCGTGCTGCTCCCGGTTGATATAGCAATGTCTGCATCTGAGATTGCACTGGGTCAGGATGTGAAAAAAGACATTGGTCGAATTTTTGGAAAAAGAAACGGTCTTTCGGGTTTTCATGGCTGTAAACTGAGGTTGAGGGTTGTCGTATTTCCCCTCGCCGGAAGCGCCATCGGGCCTCAGGTCCGCGCTTCGGGGGGGCTGAATTTACGTTATCAGGAATGGTATGGCGTTACAGACCGGGCAGCCTCTGGTAATGCTCAGAAACGGCTTTTTTCCCTTGTTGATTGTGGGGATTTTTCGGCATCCGCCCCGGACGGATCACCGGACTTCCATACAGCTTTTGGACAGATTTTCGTCGAACTGGACCGGGTAGCAGCCATCAAAACAGGCCTTGCAGAAATAATTTTCCGGGTTTTCAATGCCCGTGGCCTCCAGGAGGCCTTTCAGGCTGAGGTAGTGGAGGCTGTCCAGCCCGAGATAGTCGCTCAGTTCCTGAACCGACTTGGTGGCTGCGATCAACTCACCCTTGGTGGAAAAGTCGATGCCATAATGGCACGGAAACCGGTGGGGCGGGCCGCTGACGCGCATGTGAATCCGCTTGACGCCGATCTCCCGCAGGGCTTTCACGCGGGTTCTGACGGTCGTTCCCCGGATGATGGAGTCTTCGATAATGATAATGTCCTTGCCCCGGAGCAGTTCCCGGACCGGATTCAGCTTCACCCGGACGCTGAAGTCCCGCATACTCTGGGAGGGCTGGATGAAGGTCCGGCCCACATAGTGGTTGCGGATCATGGCCATCTCAAAGGGGATGCCGGATTCCTCGGAATATCCGAGTGCCGCGTAGGTGCCGGAGTCGGGAAAGGGCATGACCAGATCGGCCTCAACCGGGGCCTCCCGGGCCAGGCGTTTGCCGTGGGCCTTTCGGACCTGATAGACGTTCATGTCGGAGATGGTGCTGTCCGGCCTTGCAAAGTAGATGAACTCGAAGATGCAGAAGCTGCGGCGTTTGGGGGTGGGGGTCCGCAGGCTTTTAATCCCGTTTTTACTGATGATCACGATCTCGCCAGGGTCGAGCTCCCGGATAAATTCGGCCTGCACAAGGTCCAGGGCGCAGGATTCCGAGGCCAGCACGTAGCTGCCGTTGAGTTTGCCGAGGCAGAGGGGCCGGAATCCGTTGGGGTCTTTGATTCCCACAAGCTCGCCCTGGCTTGTCATCAGGATAAAAGAAAAGGCCCCCTTGAGCCGCGAGACGGTGTAGGTGAGGGCCTGTTCAAATCCGTATTTGAGGTTGCTGACAAGGAAGTGAAGAACGACTTCGCTGTCCATGGTGGTCTGAAAGATGGAGCCGGTCTCCTCCAGCTCTTTTTTCAGGCTGTGGGCGTTGACCAGGTTGCCGTTATGGGCCACCGCATAGGATTTTTTCCGGTAGTGAACCACAAAGGGCTGGGCATTGGAGAGAATGGAACTCCCCGTGGTGGAGTACCGCACATGGCCGACGGCGGTATCGCCTTCCAGTTCCCTGAAATGGGCTTTTCTGAATACGTCGGACACCAGTCCCATGCCCTTGTGGGACATGATGGTGTTGTCGTTTGTGACCGCAATGCCTGCGCTCTCCTGGCCCCGGTGCTGGAGCGCATACAGGCCGAAATAACTGAGCCGTGCAGCGTCAGCATGTCCGTGAATACCAAATAATCCACATGATTCGCGTGGTTTTTCGTCTATCATTTACCTATCCCTGATTCCTTACCTTCCGGTTTATTTCAAGCATCCTGCCGATGCTGTGATGCAAAAAGATGTAAAAAATTTTTAAATTCGTTCAGAACTGCGTGATCAAAATCCCATATTTCTGTTTTACGGGTCATCACATATTCAAATGCGGACATGCTGCATTTCCGCCCCGCCTGCTTTCGCTCTCTTCTCCGGCAGGTGTCAAAGCGTATATAATTGTTTACCCAGAATTTATCAAAGTCTTTATCGGATATTTTTTTATGGTGGTCCTTTAAACACGTCCGCCAGCTTTCCAGGCAATCCGCATAAACAGATTCTTCAGCTTTGATCGCCCTGAGAACGGTTTCAAGCTCCCCCTCTCCGTCCACGTTGGTCAGGAAGCAGGCCAGTTCCATAGCTGATGTGTCGTCATCCTGATCTCGGATTTTGATGAATTTACCAGTATCTTCAATCTCTTCCTCTGTTTCAAAAACATTTTTTATGGCCTCATTGACGAGGCTGAGGCGTTCCGCCGCCGGCTTGCTATCCTGATCAATAATGATGCCGATTTTTTCAATCCGTTCCTTGACCAGGCTTCTCTTTATGATTGTCAGCGCCTCCTCAAGTTTTGAAGCATTCAGCCCTTCCATACACTCATAATCATCCGGCTGACATATGGGAATATCAATTTCAATGCCCTCCAGATTCAGATAGTCAATCAGCGCCTGGACGAAAAGCATGTCATTTTTGCTTTCCACAAGCAGTTTATTGCTCACCCCGAACCCCCACCCCGCGCCTCAGCGTGTATTCAAGCTCCTTCGGCTCTCTGGCAATGCCGGTGATCTGGCCGGTCCGGATATGGCGGGTCAGTTCGATATACGCGGCCATTTCCTTATCTTCCTGCTGTAACCCGGTTTCGGCAAAGGCCCGGATCATTTCCAGGCTGTGGGTGGTGGCAAATATCTGAATATCGAATTCGACAGCGAGCTTGAAAAGCATTTCCCAGAGCCGGGGCTGGTGGGTGTAATGAATGCCGTTTTCGATTTCATCTATCAGCAGAATGTGCCCCTGATGGTTCACAATTCTCAGAATAAAATCCGCAACCTTGGAAACCGCCTCGCCATAAAGAGATATTGGCAAATAGACTCCGCCTTCTTTTTTCAGGTAAAGAGTAGGTTCTCCAATACTCAAAGTTTTAGCTTCCTTGATTGAAGAATCAATTAATTTAATAGCTTCTAATACTTTATCTGTATTTCCGCTTAACTCTGACATATCAAATTCTCTGGCTAATGCGGACTTTGAGGTCCTAAGCGCAGCAGGAATAAATTTAACCTGTTTTGTGCTAGGAAATTTAAGCTCCTTACTTATAATTCCTTTAGAGGTTGCAATTAATGAAAGTTGTGGAATTTTTTTCCCATTAATATACCAAGTCAAGTGAAGCGCAGCCTTTTTATACTGATTGTTGGAAAGTAAATCTTTTATTTCAATTAAATCTTCATCTAAATCTTCATTTTTCTCAAATTCGTCTTCAAATTTGAGAAAAAAATTTTCGGCAGAATCATCACACCATATTTTTAAATCTACATCCTCATCAGAACCTTTTGATTTAATAATAGCCGGAGAAATATTATTTTGATTGAAAAAAAAATTACTCCAAGCTTTTTCAGGGATTGACTTGGCAAATTCCAGATCTTCTCTTCTGAAACGCATCAAATTTACAACACATTTAGTTTCTACAGAAGCATTGAGATACAGCGCTTCCAACAAAGCGGTTTTTCCCGAATTGTTCAGTCCGCCGATCAGATTGACCCGTCGGAAGCCGGATATCCGGGTCTCTTCAAAGCACCTGAAGTTTCGGATTTCGATTTCGGAAATCATTGTCTGTCCTTTTGCATTGCTGATATTTTATTTCTGATTTCGGGAATACCCGTATGTGCGTCTGAACAGGCGCATGGGAACGAAGGCGAAGTGGAGATTTCAAAATATCGGATTTTCTGTTTCGGCTGCATTTTTCAGTTGTATGAGCGATACGGATACCCCGGGAGTAAAATTTTTACGCTCATATCCTGTCTCCCCCGCTCCGAATTGTGATGACCTTGTAGTCATAATCGTTGAAACGGTCAAGTAAATAAAAGGACGTAAGTGTTTCCAGGCGGGCTGAATAATACGAATTCCAAGACATAGCCAATTTGTCTTTGCTCAGAACGAGCTGTTCTCAGTGGTATCCGGGTTTTTGCAGATGAAAACTTCGGTGTCATCTGCGTATCGTCCGATGTGATGATCGCCAAATTTCAGGAATTTAATAAAAATATTCCCTTAACCCCGCAAGGTTTCCGAAATTTTCTGACGGGTTTTCTGCCGGATTTTATATCACAAACCTTTTGTAACCTTCTGACTGGGCAGGAGATATCTGTATACCGGAACCTGACCGGACATTACGGATATGAATTCGGACGGTTAATATAATCACCTCCGTATCCGGCCCACTGCCCGTAATTTCTACTGGTAACGGCTCTCTGCGGCAAGCTGCCACAGGCCCATGAACAGGTCGCTGACCATCAGCCGGACGGATGCCGAGAGCTGCTGTGACAGCGTCTGATTCGGCTGCCAGGTCACCTCGTACAGGTCTGCCGTCCGGCTCCGGGCGCGCAGCAGATCATCGCTGGTCATCAGTTCATCCACAAGCTTCAGATTCAGGGCCTGGCTCGCATACCAGAACTCGCCGGTCGCCACCTTTTCCATATCCACCGATTTTCTGTGCGCCGCGATAAACTGCTTAAACAGATCATGCACCGCCTGCACCTGCGCGATGGTCTTATCCCGCCCCTTTTCCGTAATCTGGCCGAACAGGGTCAGGGTCCGCTTGTATTCCCCGGCGGTAATCTGCTCGTAGTCGATGTCATGCTTTTGCAGAAAGCGGTGAAAGTTGGGGGTGGAAAAAATCACACCGACGGAACCGATAATGGCAAAGGGGGCCGCCACCAGCCGGTCCCCCACGCAGGCCATCATATAGCCGCCGCTGGCCGCTATTTTGTCCACGGCAATGGTCAGGGGGATGTTCCTGTCCCGGATGCGCTGCAACTGGGAGGCCGCCAGCCCGTAACTGTGAACCATGCCGCCCCCGCTCTCCAGCCGGACAATCACCTCGTCTTCCGGTGTGGCAACGCCCAACACTGCGCTGATTTCCTCCCGAAGGCCTGCGACGGCCGAGGCCGCCAGATCCCCGCTGAAACTGAGAACAAAAACCCGTTTCCGCCCCGCTTTCTCCCCTTCTGCGGCCTCTTTTGCCGCATCGGCAACCGCAGCCGCTTTCTCATATTCATCGGCACTCAGCAGATGCTTTTTCATCTCCAGGGTGATGGCCTCATACCGGTCATTGAGCTTTTTTACGGAAATATAACCGGCCGACGAATCATTGTCACTTTCCAGAATAGCAACCCCGATGGCAAGCACGACCGAAACGGTCAGGGCGATCGTCAGCGCCTTGGCCAGAAACAGACTGTAGTTGCCCATAAAATCCTTCATTATACCCTCTCTTTCAGATATTACAGATTTCCCCAAAAAAATTGTGAGCGCGTCCGGGGACCGCGAGGCAAGCTGTATTTTTTCGGCCCCGGTTTCCCGTCAGCAGTGTTTTTGTGAGTCCGTAAAATTCCGGGGAACATCGTCCCCCATCTCCCGGGACGCGCAAAGGCCGCAACATCATCGGCCACTTTGTTCCGCCTTTTTTCTTGAAACCGCC
This window encodes:
- a CDS encoding radical SAM protein, with the translated sequence MKTRKTVSFSKNSTNVFFHILTQCNLRCRHCYINREQHGDTMLPLETIESWLAAAARNTGAANVIFLGGEPTLHPDLAPAIRKARVLGYQSVTVDTNGYLFHDILDRVGPDEVDYFSFSLDGATRETNDAIRGAGVYDTCLPNIRKAVARGFHTSLIYTVSNANIGELEMMLPLLGDLGIDRFFIQVIGIRGNSAKAEETLQVSREKWLAVVPDVAEKVADLGITVTFPKVFLAADEAFECAGLCADNYFIFPNGRVYRCPLCEDFPLHALSFDGNRLVPMPGLSEDDFFRLTIPEGCVMNKLIQPDNLSYSPDGTPAYQVACCMLKEEIRKI
- the purF gene encoding amidophosphoribosyltransferase, whose product is MIDEKPRESCGLFGIHGHADAARLSYFGLYALQHRGQESAGIAVTNDNTIMSHKGMGLVSDVFRKAHFRELEGDTAVGHVRYSTTGSSILSNAQPFVVHYRKKSYAVAHNGNLVNAHSLKKELEETGSIFQTTMDSEVVLHFLVSNLKYGFEQALTYTVSRLKGAFSFILMTSQGELVGIKDPNGFRPLCLGKLNGSYVLASESCALDLVQAEFIRELDPGEIVIISKNGIKSLRTPTPKRRSFCIFEFIYFARPDSTISDMNVYQVRKAHGKRLAREAPVEADLVMPFPDSGTYAALGYSEESGIPFEMAMIRNHYVGRTFIQPSQSMRDFSVRVKLNPVRELLRGKDIIIIEDSIIRGTTVRTRVKALREIGVKRIHMRVSGPPHRFPCHYGIDFSTKGELIAATKSVQELSDYLGLDSLHYLSLKGLLEATGIENPENYFCKACFDGCYPVQFDENLSKSCMEVR
- a CDS encoding DUF3226 domain-containing protein gives rise to the protein MSNKLLVESKNDMLFVQALIDYLNLEGIEIDIPICQPDDYECMEGLNASKLEEALTIIKRSLVKERIEKIGIIIDQDSKPAAERLSLVNEAIKNVFETEEEIEDTGKFIKIRDQDDDTSAMELACFLTNVDGEGELETVLRAIKAEESVYADCLESWRTCLKDHHKKISDKDFDKFWVNNYIRFDTCRRRERKQAGRKCSMSAFEYVMTRKTEIWDFDHAVLNEFKNFLHLFASQHRQDA
- a CDS encoding AAA family ATPase, yielding MISEIEIRNFRCFEETRISGFRRVNLIGGLNNSGKTALLEALYLNASVETKCVVNLMRFRREDLEFAKSIPEKAWSNFFFNQNNISPAIIKSKGSDEDVDLKIWCDDSAENFFLKFEDEFEKNEDLDEDLIEIKDLLSNNQYKKAALHLTWYINGKKIPQLSLIATSKGIISKELKFPSTKQVKFIPAALRTSKSALAREFDMSELSGNTDKVLEAIKLIDSSIKEAKTLSIGEPTLYLKKEGGVYLPISLYGEAVSKVADFILRIVNHQGHILLIDEIENGIHYTHQPRLWEMLFKLAVEFDIQIFATTHSLEMIRAFAETGLQQEDKEMAAYIELTRHIRTGQITGIAREPKELEYTLRRGVGVRGEQ
- the sohB gene encoding protease SohB yields the protein MKDFMGNYSLFLAKALTIALTVSVVLAIGVAILESDNDSSAGYISVKKLNDRYEAITLEMKKHLLSADEYEKAAAVADAAKEAAEGEKAGRKRVFVLSFSGDLAASAVAGLREEISAVLGVATPEDEVIVRLESGGGMVHSYGLAASQLQRIRDRNIPLTIAVDKIAASGGYMMACVGDRLVAAPFAIIGSVGVIFSTPNFHRFLQKHDIDYEQITAGEYKRTLTLFGQITEKGRDKTIAQVQAVHDLFKQFIAAHRKSVDMEKVATGEFWYASQALNLKLVDELMTSDDLLRARSRTADLYEVTWQPNQTLSQQLSASVRLMVSDLFMGLWQLAAESRYQ